From Ascochyta rabiei chromosome 12, complete sequence, the proteins below share one genomic window:
- a CDS encoding Putative elongator complex protein 1 — protein sequence MRNLKIVGRALLQFSGENPLPLTATAWDAASNSLICAFGPSESRAAMELKRLHYTRSGAEERLESIAAWDAPCPLPSLTHDSVASLHHFADTSTTCLILAGGDIILVRENPLSNEDLVEIVGSVDAGISAAAWSPDEELLAITTQADTLLLMSRDIENIASITLAPADVNVSNHVSVGWGKKETQFKGKRARALQDPTVPEHIDAGELSPFDDRSVTITWRGDGAYFALTKVEQEQRRMIRVYSREGQLDSVSEPVDGLEGALSWRPSGNLIASVRRTSEKLEVVFFERNGLRHGQFDLRLTQEELAGWKSPLTVKWNSDSSVLAVSYADRVQLWTMSNYHYYLKQELTFPSPARHTPLCSWHAERPLAVAVSTPEALQIVEFLSTTAVGSVAPPNDYGLVASIDGLSLKLTPLRIANVPPPMAFCTLSLERKAIDIALSQSGTRLAVLSDDSLAVYELDVTKRPISKPSILWRSHALAGILPRHVSFVGDDQLCVLTDSWHEDESSLWRSEGEELLGRYPIVEADDASSLFSGVDYQNLYVQLQNGALHQVDTKEMSFNQPAQTTLVQKFPAFAPEARIITVDGHDIAFGLTKSGVLFANERVLVRNCTSFVVTPAHLIFTTTQHLLKFVHLATIDELEVPGDEPQTDERCRSIERGAKLVTVMPTTYSVVLQMPRGNLETIYPRALVLAAIRRSIEADQYSEAFFACRNQRVDMNILHDHDSERFMKSIELIVTQIKKVEHIDLFLSQLRNEDVSETMYRETLKTKDLVSKPKLSQEQVANKVNRISDAFLAVLEQQQYKDEHLQNIITAHVSKVPPALEAGLEMIGRLQSSQDPLTDKAAEHICFLADVNQLYDTSLGLYNLDLALLVAQQSQKDPREYLPHLQSLQDLPDIRRKFQIDDQLGRRAKALAHLKELQAFDEAQDYIQQHVLYTEALAMYQYDTAYLKKIMRLYAEHLSSTNKHEEAAFAYEYLNDHASAWPSYRSANLWREALSSATLAGVSSEELLDLASSLAEGLSESKDYSSAATITLDYLSDLPSAARLMCRGHHFAEATRLVILRRDPSLIESVIDPSLIERSADMTEFLADMRSQLLAQVPRLQELRTKKADDPMAFYDGMDGIDNNIPDNISLAPTDTTSGGTFMTRYTKQTGTVNTTATRKTSKNKRREERKRAKGKKGTVYEEEYLANSIERLIERINSMQDEIRRLIEGLMKRGMRERADAVSRAHQDVVERCREAVREMYPVDVEAKKAEDGVEAAGVNGETLRPTGGDATLWDSLQEVERKRVAPIVKGVDRLSLL from the exons ATGCGAAACCTCAAGATCGTGGGCAGGGCGCTCCTGCAGTTCTCGGGCGAAAATCCCCTGCCCCTCACTGCCACGGCCTGGGACGCCGCATCGAACTCGTTGATATGCGCCTTTGGACCATCCGAGTCACGTGCTGCCATGGAGCTCAAACGACTCCACTACACACGCAGCGGTGCCGAAGAGCGACTGGAGAGCATAGCCGCGTGGGATGCACCGTGCCCGCTGCCGTCGCTTACACACGACTCGGTAGCAAGCTTGCACCATTTCGCCGACACATCGACGACATGTCTGATTCTAGCTGGAGGCGACATCATCCTAGTCAGAGAAAACCCGCTCTCGAATGAAGACCTGGTCGAGATTGTGGGTTCGGTCGACGCCGGTATTTCTGCTGCAGCATGGTCGCCGGACGAGGAACTTCTTGCCATCACCACCCAGGCCGACACACTTCTTCTGATGAGCCGGGATATCGAAAACATCGCAAGCATCACGCTCGCACCGGCGGATGTGAATGTCTCCAACCACGTGTCTGTCGGCTGGGGGAAGAAGGAGACGCAGTTCAAAGGCAAAAGAGCCAGAGCACTACAGGATCCCACTGTGCCCGAGCATATCGATGCAGGAGAGTTGAGTCCGTTCGACGATCGCTCTGTCACCATCACTTGGCGAGGAGACGGTGCGTACTTTGCCCTCACCAAAGTCGAGCAGGAGCAGCGCCGTATGATTCGAGTGTACTCGCGAGAGGGCCAGCTGGATAGCGTAAGCGAACCAGTCGACGGACTTGAGGGTGCACTCAGTTGGCGCCCTTCTGGAAACTTGATCGCCAGCGTACGCCGCACCAGCGAGAAGCTAGAAGTCGTCTTCTTTGAACGCAATGGTCTTCGCCATGGCCAATTTGATTTACGCCTCACGCAGGAAGAGCTTGCTGGTTGGAAGTCACCGTTGACTGTAAAATGGAATAGCGACTCGAGTGTGCTGGCCGTATCGTACGCAGACAGAGTCCAGCTGTGGACTATGAGTAACTACCACTACTACCTCAAACAGGAGCTCACCTTTCCGTCGCCAGCACGCCATACGCCGTTGTGCTCATGGCATGCCGAGCGACCTCTTGCGGTCGCTGTTTCGACGCCAG AAGCACTGCAGATCGTTGAGTTCCTGTCTACTACTGCGGTCGGCTCAGTCGCACCACCAAACGACTACGGGCTCGTTGCTTCGATTGATGGCT TGTCGCTGAAGCTCACACCACTAAGAATCGCAAACGTGCCACCACCCATGGCGTTCTGCACGCTGTCACTAGAACGCAAGGCCATCGATATTGCGCTTTCCCAGTCTGGCACTCGGCTTGCAGTGCTCTCAGATGACAGCCTGGCAGTGTATGAGCTCGACGTGACCAAGAGACCTATATCGAAACCATCAATTCTGTGGCGAAGCCATGCACTCGCTGGAATACTACCACGTCATGTCAGTTTCGTTGGCGATGATCAATTGTGTGTTTTGACAGATAGCTGGCATGAAGACGAGAGCTCGCTCTGGAGAAGCGAAGGCGAAGAGCTTCTTGGACGCTATCCTATCGTAGAAGCAGACGATGCATCGTCTCTCTTCAGTGGTGTAGACTACCAAAATCTCTACGTACAATTGCAGAACGGCGCGTTGCACCAGGTCGACACGAAGGAGATGTCTTTCAATCAGCCAGCACAAACCACGTTAGTGCAAAAATTTCCGGCGTTTGCGCCCGAGGCTAGAATCATCACCGTCGATGGACAT GACATTGCATTTGGTCTCACCAAAAGTGGTGTGCTATTCGCCAATGAACGCGTTCTCGTCCGCAACTGCACCTCGTTCGTGGTCACGCCAGCTCATCTCATATTCACGACTACACAACACCTTCTCAAGTTTGTGCACTTGGCGACTATAGATG AACTCGAAGTACCAGGGGACGAGCCGCAAACGGACGAACGCTGCCGAAGCATCGAACGTGGTGCGAAGCTGGTGACGGTCATGCCAACAACCTACTCTGTCGTCCTGCAGATGCCACGAGGAAACCTAGAGACCATCTACCCTCGAGCGCTCGTGCTCGCAGCAATTCGACGCAGTATCGAGGCTGATCAGTACAGCGAGGCGTTTTTTGCTTGCCGCAACCAACGTGTAGATATGAACATCCTCCATGATCATGACTCGGAACGCTTCATGAAAAGCATCGAGTTGATTGTCACTCAAATCAAGAAGGTTGAGCACATTGACCTGTTCTTGTCTCAGCTTCG TAATGAGGATGTGTCAGAAACGATGTACCGCGAGACTCTCAAGACGAAGGACCTCGTGAGCAAGCCGAAGCTTTCGCAAGAACAGGTGGCCAACAAGGTCAACCGCATTTCTGATGCATTCCTTGCTGTGCTCGAGCAACAGCAGTACAAGGACGAACATCTGCAGAACATCATCACCGCTCATGTGTCCAAGGTGCCACCTGCGTTGGAGGCCGGGCTGGAGATGATTGGAAGATTGCAGT CGTCCCAGGACCCTCTTACAGACAAAGCTGCTGAGCACATCTGCTTCCTTGCTGATGTCAATCAACTTTACGATACCTCCCTTGGTTTGTATAATCTGGATCTCGCTTTGCTTGTCGCCCAGCAGTCACAAAAG GACCCTCGAGAGTACCTGCCTCATCTTCAGTCTCTGCAAGACCTCCCTGACATCCGACGGAAGTTCCAAATCGATGATCAGCTCGGCCGTCGCGCCAAAGCACTCGCGCACCTCAAGGAACTCCAGGCATTCGACGAAGCGCAAGACTACATTCAGCAACATGTCTTGTACACCGAGGCCTTGGCCATGTATCAGTACGACACAGCATACCTGAAGAAGATTATGCGTCTCTACGCCGAACACCTCAGCAGCACAAACAAGCACGAAGAAGCTGCCTTCGCCTACGAATACCTCAACGACCACGCCTCAGCTTGGCCCAGCTATCGATCCGCTAACCTCTGGCGCGAGGCTCTCTCGTCTGCAACACTGGCCGGCGTCTCTTCTGAGGAACTCTTAGATCTCGCTTCCTCACTGGCCGAGGGCCTCAGCGAGTCGAAAGACTATTCTTCCGCTGCAACGATAACCCTCGACTACCTCTCTGATCTGCCTTCTGCAGCAAGACTGATGTGCCGCGGCCACCACTTCGCCGAGGCCACGCGGCTAGTCATCCTCCGCCGTGATCCTTCCCTCATAGAATCTGTCATCGATCCGTCTCTCATCGAGCGTAGTGCAGACATGACGGAGTTCCTCGCCGACATGCGGTCACAACTGCTCGCTCAGGTACCTCGTCTGCAGGAACTGCGAACCAAAAAAGCCGACGACCCAATGGCATTCTACGATGGCATGGACGGCATTGACAACAACATACCGGACAACATCTCGCTCGCACCCACCGATACAACAAGCGGAGGCACTTTTATGACGAGGTATACGAAGCAGACTGGTACGGTAAACACGACCGCGACACGCAAAACCAGTAAAAACAAGAGACGCGAGGAGAGGAAGAGAGCCAAGGGCAAAAAGGGCACTGTCTACGAGGAGGAGTACCTCGCAAACTCTATCGAGCGTCTCATCGAACGCATAAACAGCATGCAAGACGAGATCCGACGCTTGATTGAGGGGCTGATGAAGAGGGGCATGAGAGAGCGTGCCGACGCGGTGAGTAGAGCGCACCAGGACGTTGTAGAGCGGTGTAGAGAGGCGGTGCGCGAGATGTACCCTGTTGATGTGGAGGCGAAGAAGGCAGAGGATGGTGTTGAGGCTGCTGGCGTGAATGGAGAGACGCTGAGGCCGACGGGTGGTGACGCCACGCTATGGGATAGTCTGCAGGAGGTGGAGAGGAAAAGAGTCGCGCCGATTGTCAAGGGGGTTGACAGGTTAAGTTTGCTTTGA
- a CDS encoding N-terminal amino-acid N(alpha)-acetyltransferase NatA, whose translation MDIRVLRPSDIPHVQLANITNLPENYFCKYYLYHAMSWPQLSYVAVDVSRPPKTPYDPPKIVGYVLAKMEEDPADGIPHGHITSLSVMRTHRRLGLAEKLMRQSQRAMAETFDAQYVSLHVRMSNIAALNLYKETLGFSVDKVEAKYYADGEDAYSMRMDLSKIPRDVDEEHSAGKDEGEAVGSERLQKVAIGRQRGVADLVEVVEKREVAAA comes from the exons atgGATATCCGCGTCCTCCGCCCCTCGGACATTCCGCACGTGCAGCTCGCCAACATTACCAATCTGCCCGAGAACTACTTTTGCAAGTACTATCTCTATCATGCTATGAGTTGGCCGCAGCTGAGCTATGTGGCTGTGGAT GTCTCCCGCCCGCCAAAGACACCCTACGACCCTCCCAAAATCGTAGGCTACGTGCTGGCTAAGATGGAAGAAGACCCGGCCGACGGCATCCCGCACGGCCACATCACCTCGTTGTCTGTGATGCGAACGCACCGCCGCCTTGGTCTCGCAGAGAAGTTGATGCGTCAGAGTC AACGCGCAATGGCCGAGACCTTCGACGCGCAATACGTCTCCCTACACGTGCGCATGTCCAACATCGCAGCCCTAAACCTGTACAAGGAAACCCTCGGCTTCAGCGTCGACAAGGTCGAAGCAAAGTACTACGCCGACGGCGAGGACGCGTACAGCATGCGCATGGACCTGTCCAAGATCCCGCGCGACGTTGACGAGGAGCATAGCGCAGGCAAAGACGAGGGCGAGGCGGTTGGGAGCGAGAGGCTGCAGAAGGTGGCGATTGGGAGGCAGAGGGGCGTTGCGGATCTGGTTGAGGTGGTTGAGAAGCGTGAGGTGGCTGCTGCGTGA